The genomic window AAGCTGACCGTGTTCAGTTCGGCTTCGCCGAAATCGGTGTGGCGCAGGACGCAGTCGACGAAGGAGACCTCGCGCAGCTTCGCGCCGCGAAAGTTGACCGAGTCGAATTTGCAGCCCTCGAATCGGACGCGGCGCAGGACCGCGCCGCGCGCGTCCACGCCGGACAGCGCGCCCTCGACGAATTCCGCGTCCTGCCAAGAGGTATCGGCGAGCTCGGTGCCGACGAACGCGACGGCGCGCAACCAGACGTCGTCGAACCGGCCGTACCGGAAGCTGCCCCGGGTGATCGTCAGCGAGCTGAACGCGGACTGCTCGAAGCGCACGTACTCGCCGGTGGGGTGTTCGAGTTGCCGGTCCTCGACGTGCACGCAGTCGTAATCGCCTTCGCGCGCCGGTTCCCCCTCGAACGGCGTCAGGTATCGCGCGAACGGCAGATCCGCCAGCTCACGTGCCACGCCCCACCTCCCTACCTCGGTCGACAACGGTCGGTCTTGTCTATCAGCACCCACCGACAGCGGTCCTGATCACCGCAGCGTGCGCAGCCAGCGGCGAGTGTCGGCGGGATCGATGACGTCGTCCAGCTCCAGCACGGTCGCCGCGGTGAGCGCTTTGCCGTTGGCGTAGGCGAGTCGCACGAGGTTGTCGAAGGCGGTCTGTCGTTCGGCGGGGTCCTCGATGGCGGCCAGTTCCTTGGCGAAGCCGAGCCGCACCGCGCCCTCCAGACCCATGCCGCCGATCTCGCCGGTCGGCCAGGCGATCACGAACCGCGGCGCGCGGAACGAGCCCGCGGCCATGGCCTGCGCCCCGAGGCCGTAGCCCTTGCGCAGAATCACCGTGCCCCACGGCACCGACAGTCCGGCGGCCTCGATGAACAAACGGCTGAATTTGGTCACCGTCGCGTGCGTCTCGGCTTCCGGACCGACCATGAAACCCGGTGTATCGCAGAGGGATACGATCGGGAGGCCGTGCGCGTCGCAGAGCCGGAGGAACATGGCGAGCTTGTCGGCGGCGGGCGCGTCGATCGCGCCGCCGAGGTGGTGGCAGTCGTTGGCGATCAGCCCGAAGGGCCTGCCCTCGACCCGCACCAGGGCGGTCACGATGCCGACGCCCCAGTCCGCGCGCAGCTCCAGCACCGAGCCGACGTCGGCGATCGCGGCGATGGCGGCGCGAATATCGAAGGCGCGCAAGCGATTCTCGGGCACCACGTGCCGCGCCACGCGGGGATCGGGCGCCGTCCACTCGGCGGTGCCGCGCTGAAAGTAGCCGAGATAGCGGCGCGCGAGGGCGACGGCTTCCGCTTCGTCGGCCGCGACCAAGTGCACCACGCCGTTGCGGCGCTGGACGTCGATCGGCCCGATGTCCTCCGGCGCGTAGACACCGAGACCGCCGCCTTCGATCATGGCGGGCCCACCCATGCCGATGTTCGCGTCGGGGGTGGCGATCACGACGTCGCACATGCCGAGCAGAGCGGCGTTGCCCGCGAAGCAGCGTCCGGAGACGATGCCGATCAGCGGCACTCGACCGGACAGCGCGCCCATCGCACGGAAGGTGGTGACGTCCAGGCCCGAGATGCCCGGGTAGTCGGTGTCGCCCGGCCGCCCGCCACCGCCTTCGGTGAAGAAGACGACCGGAAGTCGTTGCTCGCGAGCGAGTTCCAGCATGCGATCGGTCTTGACGTGGTTGCGCATGCCCTGGGTGCCCGCGAGCACCGTGTAGTCGTAGGAGAGGACGACCGCGCGACTCGCGTCCGCGCCGAAGCGGTCGGCGTTGATCGTGGCCACGCCGGTGATCAGGCCGTCGGCCGGAGTGTTGGCGATGAGATCCTCGGGACTGCGGCGCAGCCGTTGGGCGGCGACCGCGAGTGCCCCGTACTCGACGAAGCTGTCGGCGTCGACCAGATCGGCGATGTTCTCGCGGGCGGTGCGCCTGCCGAGCCGGTGGCGTTTGGCGACGGCCTCCGGCCTGGCGGCGTCCAGTCCGACGCGGTGGCGCTCCTGCACCTCGGCGAGGTCGGCGCGGATCGCGTCCAGGTCGACGGCGGTGACATCGGCGGTTTCGCCGTCGTGCTCGGCGGCGGCCCAGACCACCAGCGCGGTGTGCGGGTCGACGGTGTCGCCGGGTGCGACCAGGTGTCGCAGCACGCGCAGCGGCTGCTCCGCGCGCAGCACGTGCTGCATCTTCATGGCCTCCAAGACGGCCACCTCGTCGCCCGGCGCGACGACGGTACCCGGCTCCACCAAGCTCACGACCGTGCCGCCCATCGGCGCGAGCAGCGCGGTCTCCCCGTCGAGAAGTCGGTCGGGAACGCGGGCACCGGTGTTGTCGGGCGTCGTGTCGGCCACCGGGAGCGAGGTGGCGAGATCCGCCGCGCGAGCGACGAATTCGGCTACGCGCTGCTCGAACCACGAGGTGCTCACCGTGTGCCCGTCGGCGAGCTCGCCGAGTGCCGCGCGCAGCACCGTCGCGTTGGTGTCCACGCCTGCGACCACGGTCTCGGCCAGCGCGTCGGCGCACCGCCGCAGCGCGGCCGGGTACGTCCCGGCGCGCGCGATCACCTTGGCCAGCAGCGAATCGAAGTGCACGCCGTGCCGCATACCCGCGTACAGGCCGGTGTCGACCCGCACGCCGACGCCGGTCGGCGCGGCGAACCGCGCGACGGTGCCGGAGGCGGGCAGCACTTCCCCACCGGCCGTGACGATTTCGGCGTTCACCCGGGCCTGGACGGCGTAGCCGCGCGGCGCGGGATCCGGCAGCGCGAGCTCGGTGAGCGTGGCGCCGCGCGCGAGTTCGAACTGGACCGCGACCAGGTCGATGCCAGTGACCTCCTCGGTGACGGTGTGCTCCACCTGTAGTCGCGGATTCACCTCCAGGAACCAGTAATGCGTTCCGCTGACCAGGAATTCGACGGTGATCACGCCGCGGCAGCGCACCGATTCGGCGAGCGCGACGGCGTCCGCGTGCAGCCGCTCGCGCAGTCCGGCGTCGAGGCCGGGCGCGGGCGCGATCTCGATCAGTTTCTGGTGGCGGCGCTGCACGCTGCAATCCCGGTCGCCGACCGCCACCGCCGCTGCGCCGTCCGCGACGACCTGCACCTCGATGTGCCTCGCCTCCGGAACCAGCGCCTCGGCGTACACCGTGTCGTCGCCGAACCCGGCCCGCGCCTCGGCCCGGCAGTGCTCGTAGGCGGCGGCCACCGCATCGGGGTCGCGCACCACTCGCATGCCGCGTCCGCCGCCGCCTGCCGCGGCCTTGACCATGACGCCCTCCGGATAGCGGGCTAGCAGCTCGGCGATCTCGGCTACGCCGGACCCCGCGGCGGTCGCGGGCAGCACGCGCACGCCCGCGTGTTCGGCCGCGGCGCGCGCCGCGGTCTTGTCGCCGAAGATCCGCAGCACCTCCGGCGCGGGGCCGACGAACACCAGCTCCGCCGCGGCGCAAGCGGCCGCCAGATCGGCGCTCTCGCTGAGGAATCCGTATCCGGGGTGGACGAGCGCCCCGGAGTCCGCCTTCCGCGCCGCGGCGACGATGCCCGGCACGTCGAGGTAGGCGGCCGCGCCGAGTCCGGGTAACGCCACCGCGTCGTCGGCCAGGCGCACGTGCATGGCCTCGCGTTCGTCCTCGGTGTACACCGCGAGCGTGGAGTATCCGTGCTCACGCGCGGTCCGCAGGACTCGAACCGCGATCTCTCCTCTGTTGGCCACGACGACGCGCATGCCGCCCAGTGTCGTTGACATTGACGTCAACGTCAATGAGCATGGGTGCCGTGACCTCCTCCGCCTGGTCGGTTCGCGCCGCGCGCGAACGCTCGCACACCGACCGCCACCGCGACCTGCTCGACGCCGCCGCGCGGGTCTTCGCCGCGCGCGGCTACGCCGAGACCACCGTCGCGGCCATCACCGCCGAGGCCGGTGTCGCGCGCGCCACGCTGTACGTGTACTTCGCGTCGAAAGAGGAAATCTTCCATGCGCTGGCCGCCAGGGTGCGCGACGATTTCCTCGCCGCGCAGGAACCGGGCCTGGTCGGCGACGATCCGCGAAAGACGTTGCGCGCCACCATGGACGCCTTCGCCGCCGCGGCCCGCGACGCCGGTCCGCTGCTGCGGATGATCGAGGAGCGTGGCGCCATCGAACCGGCCCTGGCCGGTCTCGCGACCGAGATCGCCGAGCGCCCGATCCGTCGCTTCGCCCGGTGGATCGAGCGCCAACGGCAGGCCGCGACGGTCGCGCCGGTCGCTGAACCGCGCGTGGTCGCGGAGACGATCGGCTACGCGCTGGCCAGTGGTGCGCTACAGCGCCGGAACGCGAACCCGGCGGCTTGGGAGGAATACCTGCGCAATATGCGGACGGTGGCGGAGACGCTGCTCGGCATGGGCTCCACAGCGGCTCCGCGGTCCTGAACTCGGCCGCCGGTACACCGGGCCACCGGGTGCGGTGGCCTCAGCTCACCGCCCGGCGCACGAGCTCGCCGATCTTCTTCTCGTCGTCGGCGGTCAGCTTCGTCAGCGCGAAGGCCGTCGGCCACAGGGTGCCGTCGTCGAGGTTCGCCGAGTCGTTGAAGCCGAGCGTCGCGTACCGCGCCTTGAACTTCTCCGCGCTCTGGAAGAAGCACACGACCTTGCCATCTCTGGCGTACGCGGGCATGCCGTACCAGAGTTTCGGCGCGAGCTGCGGTGCGCTGGCCTTGACGATGGCGTGAATCCGTTCGGCGAGCACGCGATCGGCGTCCGCCATGTCGGCGATCTTGGCGAGCACGTCCTTCTCCCCGTCGGCCTTGGTGGCGCGCGAGCCGCGGCGGGCAGCCGTCTTCAGCTCCTGGGCGTGCTCTTTCATCGCGGCGCGTTCTTCGGCGGTGAAGCCGACCGCGCTCTTGCTCTTGGCGGCGGTGCGGGTGGTGGTCTGCTGAGTGGTCATTGTCGGTTCCTTCGTTCGGGTGTCGATGGGTCGGGGGCGCTCAGCGGTCCTGAAGCAGACCGAGGACGTTGCCGTCGGGGTCGGTGACGGTGGCCACCAGGCGACCCGCACCGACGTCGCGCACGGGCTCGACGACCGTGGCGCCCGCCGCGGTGACCTCGGCGAGCTTCGCCTCGATGTCGGGCACGTGCCAGTACGCCACCGGGGCGGTCATGTTCTGCGGTCCGCCGCCGGGCACCAGTCCGATGTGCTGGCCCTCGACTTCGAAGCCGACGTAGTAGGTTCCGTCGGTCTGCGGCTCGACGCCGAGCAGCGCGGCGTACATCTTCTTGGCCGCCGCCAAGTCGGATACGGGATGCAGGACGGTCTTGATTCCGGCGGTCATGATCACTCCTGAGGTGGTCGGGATCGTCTGGGGCGCGGTACCGGAGGACGCTTGCGCCGTTTCGGCCGTTCCTCCGATGTCCATGGCAATTACGGTATGGACGGCGCGGCTCACCGACATCCGTGCCGACCACGGAACGCTCCACTGAACGTGCCCGTAGCGTTGCCCGTGCGACCCGGAGCCGAGACCCGTACGGGAAGATGGCGACGTGTCGAAGCAGAAGGTTGCCGTCGGGATCTCCGACCGGGAGGCCGAGGTCCTGAGTCTTGTGGGGCAACACCGCAGCAATGCGGAGATCGCCGCGCAGCTGTTCATCTCGGTGCGCACCGTGGAGACCCACGTGTCCTCGCTGCTGCGCAAGGTCGGCGTGCCCGACCGGCGAGCGCTCGCCGCCCGCTCGGCCGATTTCGCCAGGGCGGAGCGGATGAGCGAGACGATCGTCGCCCTCCCCGCGCCCTTGACGTCGTTCGTCGGCCGAGCCTCGGAGCGCGACGCGCTGCGCGAAGCCGTCCGGGCGCATCGCCACGTGACCGCCCTCGGTCCCGGCGGGATCGGCAAGACCCGGCTGGCACTGGCCGCCGCCGCGGACTTGGCCGGTGACTTCGCCGACGGCGTCTGGTTCGTCGACCTCGTGCCGGTCACGGATCCGGCGATGATCGGCTCCGCGGTGGCGGGCGCGCTCGGCCTCGGCGAAAACCAGGGTCGTAGCCTCGACGACTCGGTGCAGTCCGCGCTGGCCGATCGCCACACTCTGCTCGTGCTCGACAACTGCGAACACCTGCTCGACGGGGCGGTGCCGTTCATCGAGCGCCTGCTCGCGCGCTGCCCGCGCGTGACCGTCCTGGCCACCAGCCGGGCGCGGCTCATGGTGCCCTTCGAGCACGTCTACGCGGTGCCCCCGCTCTCCCTCGACGGCGACCGCGACAACGACGCCATCGCGCTGTTCCTGGAACGCGCCTCCGCCTTGGGCTGGCCCGTGGATGCGGGGCAACGCGACCGGGTCACCGAGATCTGCGAGCGGCTCGACGGGCTGGCTCTGGCGATCGAACTCGCGGCGGCCCGGCTGCCCACGCTCGGTCTCGACGGTCTCACCGCGAGCCTGGCCGACCCGCTGCGGCTGCTCGTCGGCGGACGTCGCGCCGACGACCGGCATCAGTCCGTGCGGGCCATGCTCGACTGGAGCCAGGCACTGCTCACCGACTCGGACCGGTGCCTGCTGCGCCGCGTCGCGGTGCTCGTCGCGCCGTTCACCGCCGCCGACGCCGCGGTGGTGGCCGGCCATCCACCGCTTGCGCCGGACGCGGTCGCGGACGGGCTGGCCCGGCTCGCCGAGCAGAGCCTGCTGACCACCGTGGTGTCCTCGGCGGGCACCCGCTACCGGGCGTTGGAGACGATTCGCCAGTACGAGACCGAGCAACTCGTCGCGACCGGCGAACTCGCCGAAGTTCTTGCCCGCCACTTGCGCTGGTGCTCGAAGACCGCCGCCGACCTGGCCGCCGAATTGCCCGCGGCGACGGGCGGGTGGCGCACCAGGTTCGACGCGGCGGCCGACGATATCCGGGCGGCGCTGGCCTGGGCGGTGGAACAGCCCGGTCACCGCACCGAGGCGCACGAGCTGGCCGTGCTCCTGGCTCAGCTGACTTTCGCCCGGAATCTGGTCGGTGAGTCCCAGCGGCGCTACGAACAGGCGGCGTCGCTCACCGACGACCCCGCGGCCGCCGCCTCGGCGCTGCGGTGCGCCGCGGCGGTGGCGGGTTGTCGCATGCGCGGCGAGGACATGTATCGCCTGTATCGCGCCGCCGCCGACACCGGCGCCGACGACCCCGCCGCGGCCGCACGCGACCTGGCCACGGCCGCGATCACCGTCTATCGGATGTCCGACACGTTCTCCGAGCGGCCACCCTCGGACGCGGCCGCAATGCTGTTGGCCGAGGCGCGCGAGCTGGCGGGGGCGGATCCGGCCGCGCTGGCCGCGATAGCACTGGCCGAATGCGGGGTGCTCGCCGACGCCATCGATCCGGATCAGGGTGGGCTCGGCGCGCCCGAGGCGATCGCGCTCGCCGAGCGAGCCGTCGACCTGGCGTATCGGACCGGCGATCCGCTGGCGCAGAGCGCTGCGCTCGACGCACTCGCCGCGGCCCAGTGCTGGGCGGGCGATACCTTCGCCACCGCGGCGACGACCCTTCGACGAGTCGAGCTGCTCGAGTCGGTGCCGGTGACGGCGGCCGGCGCGCTGGAGCGAGTCAACGCACTCGCCGAGGCGGCCGAAACCTGCGTCGGAGTGGGCGATTTGGCGGGGGCCCAGCGGTGGGGCGAGCAGCTTCGCGACTTGCCGCTGCTGGCCGAACGGGGTGACTTCGCCACGTCCCGGCTGCTGGTGGCGGACGCACTGGCGGGCAATGTCGCCGAGGTGCTCGCGGCAGGCGGGCGGTTCCTCGACGCATGGGAGCTCGCCGGACGCCTGCCCGCGCCCCACCTCGCGACAGCGGCGGCCGCGGTGGCGCTGGTCCACGGTTTGCGTGGCGACGACGCGGCGCGAGCCGAGTGGCTGGCCACCGTCGACGCGCTCGGTGCGACGCGCGAGCAGAAGGCCGCCTACGCCGCCGTGTTCGATGCGATCGTCCTGCTGCACCGTGGACGAGCCGACCGGGCCCTGGCGGGGCTGGCAGCGGAGCCGGACCAGATGGACGAGCGAGTCGTCTGGGTATGGCGCCATTGGTATCTGGCACTTCGCGCCGAGGCCGCGGTGCTCGCCGGTCATCCGGACGCCCGCGACTACCTCGCCGCGGCGCGAACCTCCGTGGCAGGCAACCCGATCGCCGACGCGATCGTC from Nocardia bhagyanarayanae includes these protein-coding regions:
- a CDS encoding VOC family protein — translated: MTAGIKTVLHPVSDLAAAKKMYAALLGVEPQTDGTYYVGFEVEGQHIGLVPGGGPQNMTAPVAYWHVPDIEAKLAEVTAAGATVVEPVRDVGAGRLVATVTDPDGNVLGLLQDR
- a CDS encoding TetR/AcrR family transcriptional regulator, with translation MTSSAWSVRAARERSHTDRHRDLLDAAARVFAARGYAETTVAAITAEAGVARATLYVYFASKEEIFHALAARVRDDFLAAQEPGLVGDDPRKTLRATMDAFAAAARDAGPLLRMIEERGAIEPALAGLATEIAERPIRRFARWIERQRQAATVAPVAEPRVVAETIGYALASGALQRRNANPAAWEEYLRNMRTVAETLLGMGSTAAPRS
- a CDS encoding pentapeptide repeat-containing protein; translation: MARELADLPFARYLTPFEGEPAREGDYDCVHVEDRQLEHPTGEYVRFEQSAFSSLTITRGSFRYGRFDDVWLRAVAFVGTELADTSWQDAEFVEGALSGVDARGAVLRRVRFEGCKFDSVNFRGAKLREVSFVDCVLRHTDFGEAELNTVSFPGSTLTDLALNKTRMRKVDLRGATRIGVAEGLDGLRGATITPLQLMDLAPSFASALGITVADEP
- a CDS encoding iron chaperone, with translation MTTQQTTTRTAAKSKSAVGFTAEERAAMKEHAQELKTAARRGSRATKADGEKDVLAKIADMADADRVLAERIHAIVKASAPQLAPKLWYGMPAYARDGKVVCFFQSAEKFKARYATLGFNDSANLDDGTLWPTAFALTKLTADDEKKIGELVRRAVS
- a CDS encoding ATP-binding protein; translated protein: MSKQKVAVGISDREAEVLSLVGQHRSNAEIAAQLFISVRTVETHVSSLLRKVGVPDRRALAARSADFARAERMSETIVALPAPLTSFVGRASERDALREAVRAHRHVTALGPGGIGKTRLALAAAADLAGDFADGVWFVDLVPVTDPAMIGSAVAGALGLGENQGRSLDDSVQSALADRHTLLVLDNCEHLLDGAVPFIERLLARCPRVTVLATSRARLMVPFEHVYAVPPLSLDGDRDNDAIALFLERASALGWPVDAGQRDRVTEICERLDGLALAIELAAARLPTLGLDGLTASLADPLRLLVGGRRADDRHQSVRAMLDWSQALLTDSDRCLLRRVAVLVAPFTAADAAVVAGHPPLAPDAVADGLARLAEQSLLTTVVSSAGTRYRALETIRQYETEQLVATGELAEVLARHLRWCSKTAADLAAELPAATGGWRTRFDAAADDIRAALAWAVEQPGHRTEAHELAVLLAQLTFARNLVGESQRRYEQAASLTDDPAAAASALRCAAAVAGCRMRGEDMYRLYRAAADTGADDPAAAARDLATAAITVYRMSDTFSERPPSDAAAMLLAEARELAGADPAALAAIALAECGVLADAIDPDQGGLGAPEAIALAERAVDLAYRTGDPLAQSAALDALAAAQCWAGDTFATAATTLRRVELLESVPVTAAGALERVNALAEAAETCVGVGDLAGAQRWGEQLRDLPLLAERGDFATSRLLVADALAGNVAEVLAAGGRFLDAWELAGRLPAPHLATAAAAVALVHGLRGDDAARAEWLATVDALGATREQKAAYAAVFDAIVLLHRGRADRALAGLAAEPDQMDERVVWVWRHWYLALRAEAAVLAGHPDARDYLAAARTSVAGNPIADAIVDRAAALLDNEPDGLPAIAAAFEAACCPYQQARTLTLIGGDSADVGNTVLADLGITPPKGFR
- a CDS encoding carboxyl transferase domain-containing protein, with amino-acid sequence MSTTLGGMRVVVANRGEIAVRVLRTAREHGYSTLAVYTEDEREAMHVRLADDAVALPGLGAAAYLDVPGIVAAARKADSGALVHPGYGFLSESADLAAACAAAELVFVGPAPEVLRIFGDKTAARAAAEHAGVRVLPATAAGSGVAEIAELLARYPEGVMVKAAAGGGGRGMRVVRDPDAVAAAYEHCRAEARAGFGDDTVYAEALVPEARHIEVQVVADGAAAVAVGDRDCSVQRRHQKLIEIAPAPGLDAGLRERLHADAVALAESVRCRGVITVEFLVSGTHYWFLEVNPRLQVEHTVTEEVTGIDLVAVQFELARGATLTELALPDPAPRGYAVQARVNAEIVTAGGEVLPASGTVARFAAPTGVGVRVDTGLYAGMRHGVHFDSLLAKVIARAGTYPAALRRCADALAETVVAGVDTNATVLRAALGELADGHTVSTSWFEQRVAEFVARAADLATSLPVADTTPDNTGARVPDRLLDGETALLAPMGGTVVSLVEPGTVVAPGDEVAVLEAMKMQHVLRAEQPLRVLRHLVAPGDTVDPHTALVVWAAAEHDGETADVTAVDLDAIRADLAEVQERHRVGLDAARPEAVAKRHRLGRRTARENIADLVDADSFVEYGALAVAAQRLRRSPEDLIANTPADGLITGVATINADRFGADASRAVVLSYDYTVLAGTQGMRNHVKTDRMLELAREQRLPVVFFTEGGGGRPGDTDYPGISGLDVTTFRAMGALSGRVPLIGIVSGRCFAGNAALLGMCDVVIATPDANIGMGGPAMIEGGGLGVYAPEDIGPIDVQRRNGVVHLVAADEAEAVALARRYLGYFQRGTAEWTAPDPRVARHVVPENRLRAFDIRAAIAAIADVGSVLELRADWGVGIVTALVRVEGRPFGLIANDCHHLGGAIDAPAADKLAMFLRLCDAHGLPIVSLCDTPGFMVGPEAETHATVTKFSRLFIEAAGLSVPWGTVILRKGYGLGAQAMAAGSFRAPRFVIAWPTGEIGGMGLEGAVRLGFAKELAAIEDPAERQTAFDNLVRLAYANGKALTAATVLELDDVIDPADTRRWLRTLR